The following proteins are co-located in the Mus pahari chromosome 14, PAHARI_EIJ_v1.1, whole genome shotgun sequence genome:
- the Spata22 gene encoding spermatogenesis-associated protein 22 yields the protein MKRNLNESSARSTAGCLPVPLFNQKKRNRQPLTCNPLQNDPGVSTVSDSYGSPSFPTDWAWEAVNPEVAPLKKTVNTGQIPASASYPRRSQDSVSKSIQSNAERSQSTWGYRGNNRNTSSRTWDFRPQHKTVSPAANSEFSSCPVNLGAQQQKQFQTSEFPNLPGHKEAEVPRQTCLSKLPGSTMKGPDRASALQAFKPSFQQNPLRKTVLGDIPRENSLKEGTLHQLKEKDNSLRIISAVIESMKYWRAQVQKTVLLFEILAVLDSAVTPGPHYSKTFLMRDGKNILPCVFYEIDRELPRLIRGRVHRCVGHYDPDKNIFKCVSVRPASASEQKTFQAFVTIADAEMKYHTKVMNEM from the exons atgaagagaaacctAAATGAAAGTTCAGCCCGAAGTACAGCAG GCTGTTTGCCTGTGCCATTGTTCAATCAGAAAAAGAGGAACAGACAGCCATTAACTTGTAATCCACTTCAGAATGATCCAGGTGTCAGTACTGTTTCGGACAGTTATGGTTCCCCTTCTTTTCCAACAG ATTGGGCATGGGAAGCTGTGAATCCAGAGGTGGCTCCtttaaagaaaacagtgaatACAGG GCAAATACCAGCTTCTGCTTCTTATCCCCGGAGAAGTCAAGATTCTGTGTCTAAATCTATTCAGTCAAATGCTGAGAGAAGCCAAAGTACCTGGGG ttacagaggcaacaacagaaacactagCTCGAGAACTTGGGATTTCCGACCTCAGCATAAAACTGTAAGCCCTGCGGCAAACAGTGAGTTCAGTTCTTGTCCAGTGAATTTGGGagctcaacaacaaaaacagttccAAACATCTGAATTTCCTAACTTACCTGGACATAAAGAAGCCGAAGTACCCCGACAAACATGTTTATCAAAGCTGCCTGGCTCTACAATGAAAGGCCCAGACAGAGCCAGTGCACTGCAGGCATTTAAACCAAGTTTTCAACAAAATCCACTTAGGAAAACAGTGTTGGGAGATATTCCAAGAGAAAATTCTCTGAAG GAAGGTACTTTGCATCAGTTAAAGGAAAAAgataattctttaagaattatttCTGCAGTTATTGAAAGCATGAAGTATTGGCGAGCACAAGTGCAGAAAACTGTACTTCTTTTTGAAATATTGG CTGTCCTGGATTCAGCTGTCACGCCTGGCCCACATTATTCAAAGACTTTTCTTATGAGAGATGGGAAAAATattcttccatgtgtattttatgAAATT gaTCGTGAACTTCCAAGACTGATTAGAGGCCGAGTTCACAGATGTGTTGGACACTATGACCCAGACAAGAACATTTTCAAGTGTGTTTCTGTCAGACCAGCATCTGCTTCTGAACAGAAGACTTTCCAAGCATTTGTTACAATTGCAGATGCTGAGATGAAGTATCATACTAAAGTAATGAATGAAATGTAA